Part of the uncultured Cohaesibacter sp. genome is shown below.
AATTCCCGGAGTGTTTTGAAACGCCGGCTTGATTGGCCGGCAATGAGCAAGGAGGACTCATATGTCTCTGTCAAAACTGCTTCGCGCAAGTGGGGGATTGATCGTTGGTGCCGCTCTCGGCCTCGTAATGGCTCATCAGGCCATTGCTGCCGAATATGAGTGGACTTTCCAGACTTCGGAAAACACCGGCGAACCACAGTTCGAGATCAAGAAACTCTGGGCCAGCAACATCGAAAAGATCACTGATGGCCGCGTCAAGATCGAGATCCTGCCAACTGGCGCCGTAGTTCCCCACAACCAGACCCTTGATGCAGTGCGCTCCGGCATTCTGCAGGGCCATCTCACCGACCCGAGCTATTTCTCTGGTATCGATCCTGCCTTCTCCATGCTCGGCAACCTGGTTGGCGCATGGGGCGACCCGCTCGAGTTCCTGGAATACATGAAATACGGTGGTGGCGAAGAGCTCTATAACGAGCTGGTCGAGCCTTACAACGTTCACCTTATCGGTGCTGCAGCAACCGGTCTGGAAGCCTTCGTGACCAAGAAGCCGATCCGTACCGTTGCCGACCTCAAGGGCCTCAAGGTCCGTGCTCCTGAAGGCATGGTCTACGAGATCTTCTCCAAGGCTGGTGCTTCACCTGTGAACCTGCCGGGCTCCGAAGTCTACACCGGTCTCGAAAAAGGCGTGATCGACGCCGCCGACTACACCGTCTTCTCCACCAACCAGGCTCAGGGGCTGCACCAGTTCGCGCGTTATCCGAACTATCCGGGCTTCCACTCCCTGCCAATGGTTGCCGTTTCCATCAACAAGGAAATCTGGGACGGTCTGCCGGAAGACATCAAGACTGCCATGGAAGTTGCTACCGACGATCTCGCCTATGATCTGGTCTTCAAGCTGAAGGCTCGCGATCTGGACGCCGTCGCCGAAGCCCGCGCTGATCCGAATATCGAGATCATCGACATGGCTCCGGAAGAACGCAAGAAATTCCGTAACATCGCCAAGGAAGAATGGGCCAACTGGGCCAAGAAGAACGAGCTGACCCAGAAAGTCTATGACTCGGTCGTTGCCTTCCTGACGAAACGGGACCTGATGTAATAGACCCCGATGTCCGGCGGGGTTCTCCCGCCGGACGATTGCTCGATTTCTGGTGTCACGTCTGACGTGTCTCGAGCAGATGCGTCGCATGGCCGATCCTGCGAAAGTTTCTCAAATGTCAATTGAATCAAACACTCCCGCTACGGCAGAGCCGGTTGGCGTGGATGGGGAGATCCGCACGCCGCTCGATGCTGCCATCGACTGGTGCGGGCGCGGCCTGGCCTGGCTGGTTTTTCTGGCCATGGTCATCAGCGTCACCGAAGTTATCAGCCGGTATGTCTTCGATAGCCCCACCTCATGGGTACACGAGACCACGGTCTTCATGATCGCGATCATCTTTGCCCTGGGCGGCCCGATCGCCCTTGCGCGTGACAAGCACATCCGTGTGCGCATTCTCTACGATAC
Proteins encoded:
- a CDS encoding TRAP transporter substrate-binding protein, with the protein product MSLSKLLRASGGLIVGAALGLVMAHQAIAAEYEWTFQTSENTGEPQFEIKKLWASNIEKITDGRVKIEILPTGAVVPHNQTLDAVRSGILQGHLTDPSYFSGIDPAFSMLGNLVGAWGDPLEFLEYMKYGGGEELYNELVEPYNVHLIGAAATGLEAFVTKKPIRTVADLKGLKVRAPEGMVYEIFSKAGASPVNLPGSEVYTGLEKGVIDAADYTVFSTNQAQGLHQFARYPNYPGFHSLPMVAVSINKEIWDGLPEDIKTAMEVATDDLAYDLVFKLKARDLDAVAEARADPNIEIIDMAPEERKKFRNIAKEEWANWAKKNELTQKVYDSVVAFLTKRDLM
- a CDS encoding TRAP transporter small permease, whose protein sequence is MSIESNTPATAEPVGVDGEIRTPLDAAIDWCGRGLAWLVFLAMVISVTEVISRYVFDSPTSWVHETTVFMIAIIFALGGPIALARDKHIRVRILYDTVSEKARKRLDVFNSIITFLFSIAMSYAAFVLFWRASHNPSGAWQMERSGTSWNPPFPALTKGIILMALAIMTVQSILHVIKAIRAVNENNKNEES